The DNA segment CTCATATTCATATATGGGTGTGCGCCCCACTACAACAgccgtacatatgtacaaacgaATGTAAATTAGGGCCAATGACCATTTACCAACTCCCACACATTCCGTATCACTAAAATTAGTGACGTAATTGCCTTGCGCTttgccaacaacaaaatacaaatgcaaGCAACAGAACGCATCCTCAGCTTGAGTTGGGTCAGGTCATTTATGTAGCGCCAAGCAATAGTTGTTGGCAGAAAGGCGAGCAATATGGCGCGACACAACACGAAAGGAATGCCAGAAGCGATTACATTGGCGACAGCGACAGcgtgcacatatacatatactcatacatataaatatatacatatactcatacatataaatatatacgtatgtatgtatatcagtcTGTTACTTAGATGAATATGAAAAGCTATGAACatgaattaattttgaattgtcCCCTGAGTGTCTCTAACtgagttataaaatatttatactaacgGCATTGACGTACATGTGTGCTCTGTGTAGCGGGTGCAGAAGTGCACCTGTGTGCAGAAATTCTTATCTGcaactttaatctaatttacaatattaaaaacagGAAAAAGCGCTTTAAATGCGGCGCGGCATGGCCGTTATGGTCGCACAttaacatttatacatatgtatacatatgtacacatatgtatagcaGTTGCTATATCACTAATTTACATATAAGGGTTACTGTTGCTTACCTTTAATGCGCTTTGTTGCGTCGACGCTGAGGTCAACAATGCCGGAAAGCTCCTGCCCAGCATAGTAAACACCTTGAGGATTATTATCAAATGATATAAGGCACTCAATGGGCATATAACTTTATTATTCACCAATTTAAGCAATTTGAACTTTTCACTAcagtatatatatgtgtttgtgcgtgtgttGTATGTCAAAATGAATTGTATTTGCGTGagcttattttttcaaatactttaagtactttgtttgctttgtgtgttgttgcaaaatgtgtgtgagtatgtcaAAACGCACTGCAATTCActttgttgtttaaattttccACTGCTTCATTAAAATCTCACTTTTTTTAAGTGTGTGGTATTACTTCGTCGCGTGATTCAGTTGGAATTttaggttactcatacgcctagCGTGTCTCATTATACTCGTACATGTACAGTATACACAGATTTATGCATATCGCACACAGCAGAGATACATGCGCAtaaattatacttaaatgtGAACTGCTTGCACTATAATCACGTATACATttccttatacatatgtattccaattttttattaaattttttaatgtgtatatCTAGCTAAAAATTCGACTGAAGTGTGTTTATATAATTTGCATTTTGCTTATCCGTTACTTTAGTGAAATTTGTTGCTAATTTTAGCATAACATCCATTTGATTCGCCTCAAGTGATACATATTTTCACGGTATATTTTTGCCTGTGCGCACACACATAGATATTTCACTAATTTTGCCTATTTTTTGTTGTCTGCCACACCGTCACTTTGAAATTGCTTTGCGTTAAAATACGTTCCGCACGCTCGTATGTCCAACAGCCGTTTATGAGTAGAAATGCTTATTTGATTTGACAGCCTGGCACATCGTCATCATTATCCTTGTACcgcattttgttttttgcctCTATTTTGCCTGCTCTCTTTACATTTGCTCTCGCACGCTCTTTCCTTTTCCGTTTCTTCTGTATACTGTTGTGTTTTGTTTACATCCAGTCTTGTTTACATCACTTTCGGTTAGGGTTGGTAAATTCCCAAACTTTGTAtcacacaaaacaaaaagaaagaattggcaatgtacatatgttatttcaaaataaaagtaattagaTTTAAAGAGAGAGTCGCTGTCAATCCATCAtgcaaaaaatacatttttaaccttttatttgaaatttttctgaaGAGGTTGAACAAgttacttatttttaatagaaatactGTATATGAAAAACATCTAAGAACttttaaatgttcaaaaaaaaatatatattttttttaaagggtgTTGCGTATATGTGTTATTGtagttttatatcttatttcacaatatttttcgtTAATGACAGCTTCTAGCTTTTTCTGCGCCCATATTTTCTAATCTGATTTTTACTGTTGATAGTTTTccataagaattttttaacattaGTCAAAAGAAGCGTTTAAAAGTTAAATTGGTTCGCAGCCTGACattcttaaaatatgtatataagatataTCTACATTCAACTGCTACACACGCTACTACTAAGTaattccacaaatttttacaaaactatttttttctttgagttCATTTTTGCAATCGAAGCCCATTTCCATTAATAAATGTTATGACATATTTACAATAGCGCAAGGAAATTAATACTGGCATCTACTACCAACATCAAGGTTCCATGAATTCGAAAAAGTCCTTCAActaatttacaaacaaaattttgagcCAGCACATGAATGTAGGCTAATGTTATTAAACAGGCTTGCAAGCTGATAAACTCACGCTTCTGTTAAAACCTGACTATCTGTTGAGTTAACTCGAGATACTACGCACTAACTGTAAATCAAAAACTATTCACAATTTCCAAATAAACAGTTTTCATTTCACATAATAATCAGATTTATACtcttaaaatacaaatatacttatatgtagttTGCTTAGCAGTGTATGCTAAATGCATTAACATCGACATTTAACATGTCTCTGTTAGCTATCTGTTTATGTTAAGAATCTAATGTAAAGCAATTTACCTTTTAATTCGCACAGTGTATTCAACTGCCCGACAAATAAAGTTATCAAAAAAGCTCTGCAGTTGAGAACTTAAGCTTCTAGCGTCAGCTGTGCCAGTCACATTTGAAATGAAAGCACAAAATGAAACTGTCAAAAACAGCTGGAGCACAGAATggaattaattaaagcaattgctcTGGTGAACAATTACACAGCAAACAACCGATAGAGCAGTCAATCCACACACACTCAGTTTgtaacaaaacagaaaaaataaaataggcaAAAGTAAGTGTTATCTGCCACAAGACAGCTAAACTCCGCtgtaaatttaaacaaaatttaacctTACAATCACCTTTTCTGCGTTTTCAACCGATTAGTGCGACTGCAACAGTTACTGAGTGTGCGTAAAATGACAACTTCAGTGAACTTATCAGGTATTATTTATGTTATGCGCAAAAAATgtcattttaactaaaataactaaatatttttcagcGCTCCGCCTTAAATACCGTGAGAAGAAAGAAGTTTTTCTGGAAGAAAATATCAAAGTAAAGCAACCCATAAAGCTATTCCGCGAGTGGCTAGAGGAAGCGGTGAAAACCGAGGAGCTGCTCGAACCAAATGCCGCTTGCCTAGCAACAGTAAACAAGTAACAAACTTTAAGCTTTTTTAGATTCTATTATTTGCAATCACATATTGATTTATCTATAGAGACGGCAAGCCCTCTAATCGCTTCGTGTTACTAAAAGATGTCACCGACGACGGTTTTCGTTTTTTCACCAACTATGGCAGTCATAAGGCTCAAGACATTGATGATAATCCAAACGTAGCTATGACACTTTATTGGCTGCCACTACGCCGTCAGATACGTATTGAGGGCGTGGCAGAGAAGATATCCAAAGAAGATTCACTCACTTATTTTCATCAACGTCCGCGTGCATCTCAAATTGGTGCCTTGGCTAGCGAACAAAGTTCGCGTATACCATCCCGTCAGCATTTGGATGAAATCGAGAAggaaatcaaaaacaaattggGATCAGATGGCGAAGTGCCGCTGCCCAATTGGGGTGGTTATCTAATACGACCGCACACCATTGAATTTTGGCAGGGACAAACCGATCGCTTACACGATCGCATACAATTCCGCCGTGGACCGGAAATTGAGAAGGTAAGTCCTTAGCAGAGAATGCTAATGTATGATACAAACTAGAAGATAGGGTCTAAATGCTAATGAATATTGTTTGGATTTTATACACTGCTGTGAACAAAagtgcaatttaaaattatgacaaATGCTATACAGTCCTAATATGGAATTATTTAGTTAAATCATTTGGAAAACAATGGTATTGGTATGTTTAAATAGCGCGTAGATTGGCTAAGTGTATATGCTTTCACCCCTTTCtcgaaataattataatattttcatgtaaatttactCAAGCATATCTAAATAGAGTCTGTGTTGATTTCAGGAAGTTGATGATAAGTTGACACATAAAGGTGAAGACGGTTGGGTCTACGAGCGATTGGCACCATAGACGTGACGCTGGATGTGGACTAGTGCTGTGATGTGAGGCTAGACTCTAGCCAAGAAaacgaatttttgtttttctactaaaataatttgtatatttaaaattagaaagtAATGTGAATAAAATGAGGCACAATTCTATACAAATCAGTTTAAGGAAGATTTTTAATTACAAGCTTCCAAGCCACATAATACGAGctgtatttaagaaaaaacgggaattttcgttaaaaatgtttattcatTTGTCTACATTAATCTTTTCGCCTTCAAAAGAGTCTCTATTCGatgttatgtatttatgtcaGCGCATCTACCAATCGTCGCAAGACTTCTGaaactcgatttttttcaaCGAGCCACTTTTAATGGCTTTATATGAGCTTTTTCAGGTTCACTTTATTCTTGGAAATAAGAACTAAGTCAAACGGAACATTGTTTGGCAAATATGTAGGCTGGGGCAACCTTACAATATTGTTTCTGGCCAAGAATTCACGCACAAATTGTTTAATTCATGTCTTTTAACAAACGAAAATCGCCAGCGTCATAAAACACGTCTAACCTTATCGACTGTTCAAGAGAAAATAAAGAGTGAATACAGCTAAAAATCGTACAAAATCGCTTGTGCGGAAAATCTTCTTCGTTTCATTCAAAACAACTTTTCCATAGATGCTAAGGGCCTAAAACCGGTTTAAAAAATATGgtgaatataatattatcaagCACCTGCGTATTCAATTATTCAATTTCATTCGGATATATCAAAAACTAacggaaaaaattgtaaaattcttaaaagACCTTACCTAAAAAATCGCTGGCTCAAAAACTGGTTGCAAACAATTTCTAAAGAAAAACTTCAGGTAAGCTACAATTTAGTATTCACTTAGGTACGTACATACCTATACTTATTATATACTAACATATAGTACAAGCAATGAATATTCGGAGCCTTAAAGAAGGGTGAGAGTTGACGCACGCTAAgacaaaatttctaaaagtatTATTTAACGCACATGTATTGTTATTTTTACCTTAATTAAAAGTTACTCGTTGGAAACCATTTATAGTCTCTGCTAACAATACAAGTATGCATGCCGTGCTGTTGAATTGGAAATATTTGCGaacaaaatgtacaaaaatagaTTTTAAGACCGAAAAAATACTGGAAGGGTATGAAAAGGTCGATAAGACGCTAATTGGAGCAAATTACtttgaagatattttaatattgcatTGCGAATTTAATGCGTAATCGTAAGCTCACTTGCATGGGAAACCATAGCAGCGAACCCTTGACATTCAATCACGAATTGAGCacagaattaatattttttatcgcaaAAAGTTTATAGGAAAGATtggacagaaaaagaaagaatgaaaataaatgtttgggAAACTAAATTGGTGTAGGATACATGGATATTTGCTTTGTATATGAATTATATTGACATTTTGGTATTTTGTATGTACCATCATTTTGTAGTATATCGGTCACTTCTAGGTCTTTAAGGATTTTTTAAATGTACGTTGCATTAACGCTTTTTACGGTATACGAATGGGTCCAAACAATGCTCTACTCCTTCAGCTGTATGCCTGAAACATAGACCACTGCCTCACATAGACTACGACTGTGGCAGGGAGAAGTCGCACAAGGAGAGGCGCAGGTAAAGTGGAAACATCAAGGCAACCCTTCTACACTTTCCAGCCTTTGTAAGACTGAGGACTAGGATACATAATCGAAACTGACTTTgcccgtctcaacaaatttgtgatcaGCTCAAATTTATGAGGGTTATTATGACCAATTTAAAGGAATTCTAGCTACAACAACAGGACCGGCGTTATAAGCTGTCGAAGTGAAATTCCTATTGGGATCGATCTTTTAACTTAATCTGATCCTAACCTTTACGTCCGTCGTAACAGACTTATAATATGACTATTCCATGACACAACAGTTtcagaaaagtgaaaatataattatagtacttttaaatatgtttatatttaatatgataTAAACTAGAAGACAGAGATTAAAATCCAAAAACTAGGGCGAAGGCTATGCTGATTTCATCGATTGCTTTTGGATTTTTTACTTGAAGAATTATACCgacataatattaataatatatttttcctttataaTAAACAGAATATTTAGAATTTGAGAGCTACATAGAAGATGATATGATTGCTTATTTTGGAACGATTTTATGAAACAGTGTCACGTTGTGAGTGTATCAGTGGTCAATAAAAGGTCACATGGTTCAGCACAAAGTTCCATACCAGTTCTTGCTCAAATTATCGTTTGTACAAAAGATGTCAATCacgatttgtttttaaattaaagcgtGCCTATCTTTATCTATCTTTCTAATGCCGGAACATTTTTCTATCTGCCTCTTACAAGATTATGtccttttttatgttatttgtaGTTAAAACCAAACTTATGAAATGAAAGCATGTATGTCATATATGTAAGCCGGTACTGACCCAGAATGCTTGATACCATCAGTCTTTCAGTCTTCAGTTTCGGCTTTACTTAACTTTCCCGACAAAAACCTGGATTATTCGCATTACTGCCTTCTAAGTGCCCTTCATTGAATCTGGGTTTTCTCCCAATAACGAGCGGATTCACTGGCAATTAGAAATCTCAGcagaaattttttcatatcCAAAGTTTTTTGTTATGAAAGCTACACAGTCAATATCTACAATTATCTTCGAGTCTAACCTGCGCCGGTGTTCTCTTCTTGAAGTTGGTATAAATAACTGGATAACTTGCTGAATAACTCTTAATTCGAAATTTGTTTGGCAAATGTTATTGCTAAGCCccaattaaaatgattttagtAATTTGCAATGTGAAGCAGTAGAGAAGATTGAGTAATAGGTAAATTTGCTCCTAGCACATTCTTCATAACATTTTCTTTTATCGACATCTGGGATTGGTGAAgctgaatttttgattttagataattcatttattaaccaaataaaatgcaaataccTTCAGAAAGGGTCTTTATAGTACCATGTTATATTAGTCCTTATACTCGTCACATTAGGTAAAAGACGATTACAATGgcgcaaattttcaaattttgagagACATATACTCTCTCGAATTAAAAATCTTGCTTACTGCCTTTGTCTATTACCATAAATCTTGAGGCAAACTGTGACTTTGGCAGTCCCGTTATCAAACTGTACATACAAAGAATCTTGATAATAACTGGATATTAACTAACAAAGCACTAATGGTTTATAACAATGGTTGCCCAATTTCAATGagataaaaaacaattattattccAAGTTTTGTCAGTGTGTTTTGCTGTTCACTCACCAGCCAAACTGACGCCTCAATAGCCTCGTTATCAAACAGACGTTTTGCTTTCATGTGACACGTGACACGTTACACAATAAGTAGGGTGGCGGTTCCTTCCGACAGTTGGAGCCACCGTACTCTCAATCACTTTTGGCAAGTACCCTCGGCATAGTTCTTTCTTTAACGCGgcttttgccaaatttttgttttgctcgcgatacatatatgtatgtatgtatatgtcgtTGCATTGGTGACGCCACAATGGACGTTTTTCAATTTCCTTACAACAGACAACCGCCGTGGGACTTTGAactatttatgtgtgtgtgtaaatatatgtaagtatgtttgatAAGAGTACTAGAATAGGAGTGTCAGTAGTGAAATTGTCCTGAGGCAATAACAAATGTCGTTGCAAAGAGATGCGCTGGCACCTGTGACGGACGCCACGCCGAAGAACATACAGCAAGGGATTGTATGAAGAAGCAGAAGAGCTAAAAGGAAAAAAGCTTGAAAAGAGAGCAGCAACCTGTTTGTGCATGCGCACATTGTCGCCAGAACTCACTGCTTCTTGCTCGTTTTGGGTGCATGAACCTTTGAGGCTTTTTGGCTTTTTTACCAACATTACactatgtagatatatgtatatatatatatatatatatatataaagcgTGTTAACATTTGTAAATTGTGAGTAAGGAACATAATTTTGCGACAGCAAGCCGTGTGTAAAAAGTAACACAAAGAACGCGCACACAAAGAACAAAGTAAAAAGCCGACAAAGTTTCAAATAAGGATAAGGGAGTGTTTgtgtttttcgcaattttttttacaagattGCCATTTTCCATTGATTTCGAAATAACttgcattattttaaaatatcatagTGATTGGCTAAGCTTGTGTATgacttgataatttttttttggttactcAAGCCTTCAAAATTTGTTCACAAATGCTACGACCACTTCTACATATTTCATCCTTTCAGTTATAGTCGCGAACTCTAATTGAAGTTAAAAAGCAACCATTTGTTTTCTCTTCTCCACTGATTGATTGCATTTGATCCAAAATATAAACCTTGCTTCGGAAAGTCCAACTGAATTTGATTCTAAATAAAAACCAGAAACTTCGCAGGTGGCGCTCATGGACTTAGCCTCTCTTAGACTTTGAATACCacgaaattaacttttttccacATTGAGAACATTGAGAGATCAAAATATTGTGAAAGGGGTTTTTCAGCCTTCcgttgatatatatatattaagaaacTTGGTAATAAGTGAAGCAAGGCCCATGGGGAGATCTTTAAGTGTCGTCCGATAAATGAAAACACTTTGAAAGAGCTATGTTTGGTATGAACTTGCTTTACTTCTGTATTATCCTAGAAGAATGTTTTCGATAGGATAAAGCAAATGAAAGACTAGAGCCAATAAAGAAATAAAGCTGATAATATTTATCCGGTAGAAAATACATAAACTCTTTTATCAATTTAAAGCAAAGGACCTAAACTAATTGAACGATTTATTTTAAATCCATTGAAATAGTGACAACTCTGTGCACCACAAAACCAATTTCACCGCGCTCCTCTCCTTtctatttcaattttcttttttcctgCATTGGAAGTGCACAAAAGCAACAGTCACGCGCAGCAACAGTCGGCAAGCCCGCAAACAATGCCGATTCAGCATTATTCGCTAATGTCCGGCTTCGCAATGCGGACATGGAAGGCACGTTTTTTCGATTCCGCTTTAGCCATTATATTCGTAATTGTTCGCATTATATTGAGATTATATTGGGTGGGAGCACAGGCATCCTGCCAGGTAAGCCAGGCGACACGAATGAGAGGGTTGCGTGTGTAGAAGAAGCAGTCGCAGAAGAGAGTAGTGAGTAGTGAGTTGTGTACACCAACAGTGGCTGGCTTCTTTATTGGCAGGAGTGCACAACACACACGACGAGTCAGCCGCGTAAGCAAGGGAAGCGAAGTAACAGCAATCAAAACGCAAAACTAGACAGTTGCCCAGTGGCTGTAAAGCAAATTTGACTACGATTTGTGCGCTGCTTAGTGTCTTGgtgttttcatatacatacaatttttttacaaaaactttatgcactaatttaaaataattctaaattaGCTTAAGCATACCTCAAGTAAAAACTAGATTACTGAAATACAATAGCTAAATTGGTTGAGCGGTGTATCTGTGCCAAGCTAACAACGGTTTGTGGATGTGTGGATGCTTTAGTGCTTGTTGCGAGTGAAAATTGTAGTGCTTAACTTAAAATGGAGTTTCGCTGAATTTCTGCGTATACT comes from the Bactrocera neohumeralis isolate Rockhampton chromosome 2, APGP_CSIRO_Bneo_wtdbg2-racon-allhic-juicebox.fasta_v2, whole genome shotgun sequence genome and includes:
- the LOC126751698 gene encoding pyridoxine/pyridoxamine 5'-phosphate oxidase, coding for MRLQQLLSVRKMTTSVNLSALRLKYREKKEVFLEENIKVKQPIKLFREWLEEAVKTEELLEPNAACLATVNKDGKPSNRFVLLKDVTDDGFRFFTNYGSHKAQDIDDNPNVAMTLYWLPLRRQIRIEGVAEKISKEDSLTYFHQRPRASQIGALASEQSSRIPSRQHLDEIEKEIKNKLGSDGEVPLPNWGGYLIRPHTIEFWQGQTDRLHDRIQFRRGPEIEKEVDDKLTHKGEDGWVYERLAP